Proteins encoded by one window of Chondromyces crocatus:
- a CDS encoding ferritin-like domain-containing protein, giving the protein MPTAGSAGPNGRQQEAQPILRQRSEETQPYGTLTRVPIGLDDDVRLASVEALNQILANTMVLRDLYKKHHWQVSGPTFIALHELFDKHFEQQVELVDDLAERVQILGGISVAMPHDVAERSTLERPPSGREEVPVQISRMLEAHEQILVQARQQARAAADRGDDGTNDLLVSQVVRTNEMQAWFLSQHLVDTPLVRAK; this is encoded by the coding sequence ATGCCCACCGCAGGGAGCGCCGGCCCGAACGGGCGGCAACAGGAGGCCCAGCCCATCCTGCGACAGCGCAGCGAAGAGACCCAGCCCTACGGGACGCTGACGCGCGTCCCCATCGGGCTCGACGACGACGTGCGCCTCGCGAGCGTCGAGGCCCTCAACCAGATCCTCGCCAACACCATGGTGCTGCGCGACCTGTACAAGAAGCACCACTGGCAGGTATCGGGCCCCACCTTCATCGCGCTGCACGAGCTGTTCGACAAGCACTTCGAGCAGCAGGTGGAGCTGGTCGACGATCTCGCCGAGCGCGTGCAGATCCTGGGCGGCATCTCCGTCGCCATGCCGCACGACGTGGCGGAGCGCTCGACGCTGGAGCGCCCGCCGAGCGGACGTGAAGAGGTCCCGGTCCAGATCTCGCGCATGCTCGAAGCCCACGAGCAGATCCTCGTGCAGGCCCGTCAGCAGGCCCGCGCTGCTGCCGACCGAGGCGACGACGGGACGAACGACCTGCTCGTCAGCCAGGTGGTGCGCACCAACGAGATGCAGGCCTGGTTCCTGTCGCAGCACCTCGTGGACACGCCCCTCGTCCGCGCGAAGTGA
- a CDS encoding OmpA family protein → MHARTRITHRTTASAVFLCLSALAGSALAQTQPAAEGFALSRFQPAPAGDRMFGVPSPFAAGPMTPHVMLLGDYAQEPLVLRSSDNEDLGAVVGNQFLLHLNVSMALWNRITLNVNMPFAFQGGSGGSVNGTALPAPNGAGLGDLRLGARGTLFGDYHDAFQIAIGGYVWLPTGSREAYAGDGGVRGVPQLIVGGMVDRFIWTASAGVELRPTTAFANVESGTMVQWGAGLGYQVSEDRRLQLNAELAGGVGLGDTQLRTTNVELLLGGRYRFAGAMEAGLGVGPGLTPGIGTPSFRGVALLAYTPEVKPPVVDRDGDGIADVDDACPDVKGVASEDRSKHGCPPPPPDTDKDGILDAQDACPTEPGVPNVDPAKHGCPPPKDLDKDGILDPDDACPGIPGVADPDPKLNGCPPPDRDGDGVPDKVDVCPDIPGVATNDPQTNGCPPDTDGDGIRDDSDACPREKGKPNADPEKHGCPTAVRVTEKEIIILQQVQFDTAKATIRAVSNELLDEVAGVLADHPEILKIEVQGHTDNRGAAAYNRKLSQDRADSVVKALAQRGIAASRLSAKGYGPDTPIADNKTEAGRQKNRRVQFQITEKQSKEPADPDQTDAQPATSPGSPSSQPQPAQPQNR, encoded by the coding sequence ATGCACGCCCGCACTCGTATCACCCACAGGACGACGGCCAGCGCCGTGTTCCTCTGTCTCTCGGCGCTGGCGGGGTCTGCCCTCGCGCAGACGCAGCCAGCGGCAGAGGGGTTCGCGCTGAGCCGCTTCCAGCCAGCCCCGGCGGGGGACCGGATGTTCGGTGTGCCCTCGCCGTTCGCGGCTGGGCCGATGACGCCGCACGTGATGTTGCTCGGCGACTACGCGCAGGAGCCACTGGTCCTGCGGTCCTCGGACAACGAGGACCTGGGCGCGGTGGTCGGCAACCAGTTCCTCCTGCACCTGAACGTCTCGATGGCGCTGTGGAACCGGATCACCCTCAACGTGAACATGCCGTTCGCGTTCCAGGGCGGGAGCGGGGGCTCGGTCAACGGGACGGCGCTACCGGCGCCGAACGGGGCAGGCCTGGGCGATCTCCGCCTGGGAGCGCGCGGGACGCTGTTCGGTGACTACCACGATGCCTTCCAGATCGCGATCGGCGGCTACGTGTGGCTGCCGACGGGGAGCCGTGAGGCGTACGCCGGCGACGGCGGGGTCCGGGGGGTGCCGCAGCTCATCGTGGGTGGCATGGTCGATCGGTTCATCTGGACGGCGTCGGCCGGGGTGGAGCTCCGGCCGACGACGGCGTTCGCGAACGTGGAGTCGGGGACGATGGTCCAGTGGGGAGCGGGTCTGGGCTACCAGGTGAGCGAGGACCGTCGGCTCCAGCTCAACGCCGAGCTCGCGGGTGGGGTGGGGCTCGGCGACACGCAGCTCCGCACGACGAACGTGGAGCTGCTCCTCGGCGGTCGCTACCGGTTCGCCGGTGCGATGGAGGCCGGGCTCGGGGTCGGCCCGGGGCTCACGCCCGGGATCGGGACGCCTTCGTTCCGAGGCGTGGCCTTGCTGGCGTATACGCCGGAGGTGAAGCCACCGGTGGTGGATCGCGACGGCGATGGAATCGCCGATGTCGACGACGCTTGCCCCGACGTGAAGGGCGTGGCGAGCGAGGACAGGTCGAAGCATGGCTGCCCGCCACCGCCGCCGGATACGGACAAGGACGGCATCCTCGACGCGCAGGATGCCTGCCCGACGGAGCCGGGGGTGCCGAACGTGGATCCGGCGAAGCATGGCTGCCCGCCGCCGAAGGATCTCGACAAGGACGGCATCCTGGATCCGGACGACGCTTGCCCGGGGATCCCGGGGGTGGCCGATCCCGATCCGAAGCTCAACGGCTGCCCGCCGCCCGACCGAGATGGCGATGGGGTGCCGGACAAGGTCGACGTCTGCCCCGACATCCCCGGGGTGGCGACGAACGATCCGCAGACGAACGGCTGCCCGCCGGATACGGACGGCGACGGGATCCGCGACGACTCGGATGCGTGCCCGCGGGAGAAGGGCAAGCCGAACGCAGACCCGGAGAAGCACGGCTGCCCCACGGCGGTGCGCGTGACCGAGAAGGAGATCATCATCCTTCAGCAGGTGCAGTTCGACACCGCGAAGGCGACGATCCGGGCGGTGAGCAACGAGCTGCTCGACGAGGTGGCCGGCGTGCTCGCCGATCACCCGGAGATCCTGAAGATCGAGGTCCAGGGGCACACCGACAACCGCGGTGCCGCTGCCTACAACCGCAAGCTGAGCCAGGACCGCGCCGACTCCGTGGTGAAGGCGCTGGCGCAGCGCGGGATCGCGGCGTCGCGGCTCTCGGCGAAGGGCTACGGCCCCGACACCCCCATCGCAGACAACAAGACGGAGGCCGGACGGCAGAAGAACCGCCGCGTGCAGTTCCAGATCACGGAGAAGCAGAGCAAGGAGCCTGCCGATCCGGATCAAACCGACGCGCAGCCTGCGACGTCCCCAGGGTCACCGTCATCGCAACCTCAGCCGGCGCAGCCGCAGAACCGATAA
- a CDS encoding VWA domain-containing protein, whose protein sequence is MTPPFAQGAGAAGSALTLLAPMGLLALALLGPLILLYILKVKRERRRVASTWLWAAAQRDLMARAPFRKLIAQLPLIVQALALMLLALALSRPASRGREFTGDHVALVIDVSASMSAMSTSPIGEPTTRIALARQVARDLVSSLAPGSDVMLLEAARDARVIAPLDRDLVRVKASLDRVMARDVEGDLGAAVALAVDRLRQLGGSRRVVVLTDGNLAHPASLTAAALPIEVITVGSPVENAGIVRVDVRSGTAAGTGREEVQGFLLVENFGQHPRDVYVTMRQENASDVLASRRVLVQPGERLPVVLTFQATPGDYRRGLIFELSPRDAMPVDDVAYSRVPAGDKLPIYLASATGRSAWLERALATDPMSSVTVGTLETLASAGLDLDTFVVIDGACPPNPPGGDLLIVDPPPGKCFGTVVGHTLERPMFTSWEAADPRMRFLSLDGVHLGKARALKPEGPTQELVRTQEGVVVTDISTGSRTGTLLGFDVGDSDWPLKASFVLFMRNLMEQARTHRAQGVTGPTRAGEPMRVALPTTAEGLEVLDPEGKPLEASLRTGLAVVAETPRVGLYRVSWRGPQAGSVVIPVNLTSAAESDLTPRPLETKGDVAVAPAGALPEGHKEWSWVLALLALGFVVFDVWYFTRSPRRRPA, encoded by the coding sequence GTGACACCGCCTTTCGCTCAGGGAGCTGGCGCTGCCGGCTCGGCCCTCACCCTCCTCGCCCCGATGGGGCTGCTGGCGCTCGCGCTGCTGGGCCCCCTGATCCTCCTCTACATCCTCAAGGTCAAGCGGGAGCGGCGCCGGGTCGCATCCACCTGGCTCTGGGCAGCCGCCCAGCGCGATCTGATGGCGCGGGCGCCGTTCCGCAAGCTCATCGCGCAGCTCCCGCTGATCGTGCAGGCCCTCGCGCTCATGCTCCTGGCGCTCGCCCTCTCTCGCCCTGCGTCACGTGGCCGGGAGTTCACGGGCGATCACGTGGCGCTGGTGATCGACGTCAGCGCCTCGATGTCCGCGATGTCGACGTCGCCGATCGGTGAGCCCACGACGCGCATCGCCCTCGCGCGGCAGGTGGCCCGCGATCTCGTCTCCTCGCTCGCGCCGGGCAGTGACGTCATGCTCCTCGAAGCGGCCCGTGACGCGCGCGTGATCGCACCGCTCGACCGGGACCTGGTCCGGGTGAAGGCGTCGCTCGATCGGGTGATGGCGCGCGACGTCGAGGGGGATCTCGGCGCGGCGGTGGCCCTTGCCGTCGATCGCCTTCGCCAGCTCGGCGGCTCGCGCCGGGTCGTGGTGCTGACGGACGGGAACCTGGCCCATCCAGCGTCACTCACGGCAGCGGCCCTGCCCATCGAGGTGATCACCGTCGGGAGCCCGGTGGAGAACGCCGGCATCGTGCGGGTCGACGTCCGCTCGGGGACGGCGGCGGGCACCGGGCGGGAAGAAGTGCAGGGCTTCTTGCTGGTCGAGAACTTCGGCCAGCACCCGCGGGACGTCTACGTCACGATGCGGCAAGAGAACGCCTCCGACGTGCTCGCCTCGCGCCGCGTGCTGGTGCAACCCGGCGAGCGCCTGCCGGTGGTGCTCACGTTCCAGGCGACGCCAGGCGACTACCGGCGGGGCTTGATCTTCGAGCTGTCGCCGCGCGACGCCATGCCGGTCGACGACGTCGCCTACAGCCGCGTCCCGGCTGGCGACAAGCTGCCCATCTACCTCGCCAGCGCCACCGGACGCTCGGCGTGGCTCGAGCGCGCCCTCGCCACCGATCCCATGTCCTCCGTGACCGTCGGGACGCTGGAGACGCTGGCTTCCGCTGGCCTCGACCTCGACACCTTCGTGGTCATCGACGGCGCCTGCCCCCCGAACCCACCCGGCGGTGATCTGCTCATCGTCGACCCGCCCCCGGGCAAGTGCTTCGGCACCGTCGTCGGCCACACGCTGGAGCGCCCGATGTTCACCTCGTGGGAGGCGGCGGATCCCCGGATGCGCTTCCTCTCGCTCGACGGCGTACACCTCGGCAAAGCGCGCGCGCTCAAGCCGGAAGGGCCGACGCAGGAGCTGGTGCGCACCCAGGAAGGCGTGGTGGTGACCGACATCTCCACCGGCAGCCGCACGGGCACGCTGCTGGGCTTCGACGTGGGCGACAGCGACTGGCCGCTCAAGGCCTCGTTCGTGCTCTTCATGCGCAACCTCATGGAGCAGGCCCGCACCCACCGCGCCCAGGGGGTCACCGGCCCCACCCGCGCCGGCGAGCCGATGCGCGTGGCGCTCCCGACCACCGCCGAAGGGCTGGAGGTGCTCGATCCCGAAGGGAAACCCCTGGAGGCCTCGCTCCGCACCGGCCTCGCCGTCGTCGCCGAGACCCCTCGCGTCGGCCTGTACCGCGTGTCCTGGCGCGGCCCGCAGGCGGGCTCGGTGGTGATCCCCGTGAACCTCACCAGCGCGGCGGAGAGCGATCTCACCCCGCGCCCCCTGGAGACGAAGGGGGACGTCGCCGTCGCGCCGGCCGGTGCGCTGCCCGAGGGACACAAGGAGTGGAGCTGGGTGCTCGCGCTGCTCGCCCTCGGGTTCGTCGTGTTCGACGTCTGGTACTTCACCCGCTCGCCTCGGCGGAGGCCCGCATGA
- a CDS encoding isopeptide-forming domain-containing fimbrial protein, translating to MRQRRAITGLIGVALLGVSQGTALADPTLRAQVSQRGDFVLIGNTLAHDCANPANTLVSVGGQPVDIVGACGTNTTDSAPDVYWRADLPAAGQATANTSITPLQARSTAVLTLPAGAEVTHAYLYWGASQNTPDLNVVLEPNGGAPENITGMLSGTANAGILHYQAYADITTIVQTQGSGRYRVSDVDAIPLANINQTFAYAGWWMAVFYKLEGQPMRNLALFDGLDFVFDAPQQLTLSGFVVPNAGIQAKLGVVGYDGDSTTGDALLWDGTPLSDALNPPNNFFNSTRSYLGTAVSTTGDLPQLTGTAQSMSGIDLDVVEVPSMLLTPGQTEAEVTADLEGVDSYLLGGLITSVTTLLPDLSTSTKSVDDLNGGGVAPGDVLEYIIVVTNTGDDVAHNVTLTDVLPAGLTYQAGSLEISDGPNMGGKTDQAGDDQAEYANGTITFRLGNGGNATSGGTLAINAETTVRFRVTVDSNASGTIANQAIVSATGPGGGTPQDYPTDGNGNGPGAPPTGVLIDSDGDGLGDDEELAIGTDPFDADSDDDGVPDGMEIDPGLDTDGDGLINALDPDSDNDGLYDGTEMGLDCSSPGTDLTKKHCIPDADMGATTTDPLNPDTDGGGVRDGAEDFNRNGRVDPGETDPTAGNGADDASVVDSDGDGLSDGQELAIGTDPNDADSDDDGVPDGQEANPADDTDGDGLINALDPDSDNDALFDGTEMGLDCSLPDTDPAAGRCIADGDMGATTTSPLNRDTDGGGMSDGSEDFNRNGVVDPGETDPTEGNGADDVNVVDTDGDGLSDGLEISLGSDPNDADSDDDGVPDGEEPNPSDDTDGDGLINVLDPDSDGDGLFDGTEMGRDCSNPATDISAMTCIADADGGATTTSPLDPDTDKGGVSDGDEDANHNGRIDPGETDPNDPSDDPIPCTVDVDCGGTNSGRVCNAASGVCVTGCRGEGGNGCPEEQVCSSTDETIGQCGPSGTGGAGGTGGGGTGAGEPGVGGSGTGAGGEAPTNDVFVQGGGCSCSVPVSSEEQATWGLLVAGVAAAVVRRRRTRR from the coding sequence ATGAGACAGCGACGTGCCATCACAGGGCTCATCGGCGTCGCCCTGCTGGGGGTGAGCCAGGGGACGGCCCTCGCCGATCCCACACTGCGGGCGCAGGTGTCCCAGCGAGGCGACTTCGTCCTGATCGGGAACACGCTCGCCCACGACTGCGCGAACCCCGCGAACACGCTGGTGTCGGTGGGGGGGCAGCCTGTTGACATCGTGGGCGCTTGCGGCACCAACACCACGGACAGCGCGCCCGACGTGTACTGGCGTGCGGACCTCCCCGCGGCTGGCCAGGCCACGGCGAACACCTCCATCACCCCGCTCCAGGCGCGGAGCACGGCGGTGCTGACGTTGCCTGCAGGGGCCGAGGTGACGCATGCGTACCTCTACTGGGGCGCGAGCCAGAACACCCCTGACCTCAACGTGGTCCTGGAGCCCAACGGAGGCGCCCCGGAGAACATCACCGGGATGCTCTCCGGTACGGCGAACGCGGGCATCCTCCACTACCAGGCGTATGCCGACATCACGACCATCGTGCAGACCCAGGGCTCCGGGCGTTACCGGGTCTCCGACGTCGACGCGATCCCCCTCGCGAACATCAACCAGACGTTCGCGTACGCGGGCTGGTGGATGGCGGTGTTCTACAAACTCGAAGGCCAGCCCATGCGCAACCTGGCGCTCTTCGACGGGCTGGACTTCGTCTTCGATGCGCCGCAGCAGCTCACGCTCAGCGGGTTCGTGGTGCCCAACGCCGGCATCCAGGCGAAGCTCGGCGTCGTCGGCTATGACGGCGACAGCACGACGGGCGACGCCTTGCTCTGGGATGGAACCCCCCTGAGCGACGCGCTGAACCCGCCCAACAATTTCTTCAACAGCACGCGCTCGTACCTGGGCACCGCGGTCTCCACGACGGGCGACCTGCCGCAGCTCACGGGCACCGCGCAGAGCATGAGCGGCATCGACCTCGACGTGGTGGAGGTGCCGAGCATGCTCCTCACCCCGGGCCAGACCGAGGCCGAGGTGACCGCCGATCTCGAAGGGGTGGACAGCTACCTGCTGGGTGGGCTGATCACCTCGGTCACGACGCTGCTGCCTGATCTGTCGACGTCGACCAAGTCGGTCGATGACCTGAACGGCGGCGGCGTCGCGCCGGGTGACGTGCTGGAGTACATCATCGTCGTCACCAACACCGGCGACGACGTGGCCCACAACGTCACGCTCACCGACGTGCTGCCCGCAGGGCTCACCTACCAGGCCGGCTCGCTGGAGATCTCCGACGGGCCGAACATGGGCGGCAAGACGGACCAGGCCGGCGACGATCAGGCCGAGTATGCGAACGGCACGATCACGTTCCGGCTCGGAAACGGCGGGAATGCGACCAGCGGCGGGACGCTCGCCATCAACGCGGAGACGACGGTGCGCTTCCGGGTGACCGTCGACAGCAACGCGAGCGGGACGATCGCCAACCAGGCCATCGTCTCCGCCACGGGCCCTGGTGGAGGGACGCCTCAAGACTACCCGACCGACGGCAACGGCAACGGGCCAGGGGCGCCTCCGACTGGCGTGCTCATCGACAGCGATGGCGATGGCCTCGGCGATGACGAAGAGCTGGCCATCGGCACCGATCCCTTCGATGCCGACAGCGACGACGACGGCGTGCCCGACGGGATGGAGATCGATCCCGGTCTGGACACCGACGGTGACGGGCTGATCAACGCCCTCGATCCGGACAGCGACAACGACGGGCTCTACGACGGGACCGAGATGGGCCTCGACTGCAGCTCGCCCGGCACCGATCTGACGAAGAAGCACTGCATCCCCGACGCCGACATGGGCGCGACCACGACCGATCCGCTGAACCCGGACACGGACGGCGGTGGCGTGAGGGACGGCGCCGAGGACTTCAACCGCAACGGCCGCGTCGATCCCGGCGAGACCGACCCGACCGCCGGGAATGGTGCCGACGACGCGAGCGTGGTCGACAGCGACGGCGACGGCCTGAGCGACGGGCAGGAGCTGGCCATCGGCACGGATCCGAACGACGCCGACAGCGACGACGACGGCGTGCCCGATGGGCAGGAAGCAAACCCTGCCGACGACACGGATGGCGACGGGCTGATCAACGCCCTCGACCCGGACAGCGACAACGACGCGCTGTTCGACGGGACCGAGATGGGCCTCGATTGCAGCTTGCCCGACACCGATCCCGCAGCCGGCCGCTGCATCGCGGACGGCGACATGGGCGCCACCACGACCTCGCCGCTCAACCGGGACACCGACGGCGGAGGCATGAGCGACGGCTCCGAGGACTTCAACCGCAACGGCGTGGTCGACCCTGGTGAGACCGATCCCACCGAGGGCAACGGCGCCGACGACGTGAACGTGGTCGACACCGACGGCGACGGCCTGAGCGATGGGCTGGAGATCTCCCTCGGCTCGGATCCGAACGATGCCGACAGCGACGACGATGGAGTGCCGGACGGCGAAGAGCCGAACCCGAGCGACGACACCGATGGCGACGGGCTGATCAACGTGCTCGATCCCGACAGCGACGGCGACGGGCTGTTCGACGGAACCGAGATGGGTCGGGACTGCAGCAACCCCGCGACCGACATCTCGGCGATGACCTGCATCGCGGACGCCGACGGCGGCGCCACGACGACGAGCCCGCTGGATCCCGACACCGACAAGGGCGGGGTGAGCGACGGGGACGAGGACGCGAACCACAACGGCCGCATCGACCCCGGAGAGACGGATCCCAACGATCCCTCCGACGATCCGATCCCCTGCACGGTCGACGTCGACTGCGGTGGGACGAACAGCGGGCGCGTCTGCAACGCAGCCTCCGGAGTCTGCGTGACCGGCTGCCGCGGTGAAGGCGGCAACGGGTGCCCCGAGGAGCAGGTGTGCTCGTCCACCGACGAGACCATCGGGCAGTGCGGACCGTCCGGAACCGGCGGAGCTGGCGGTACGGGCGGCGGTGGAACCGGCGCCGGTGAACCCGGCGTCGGTGGCTCGGGTACGGGTGCTGGCGGGGAGGCCCCCACGAACGATGTGTTCGTGCAAGGCGGCGGCTGCTCTTGCTCGGTGCCTGTGAGCAGCGAGGAGCAGGCGACGTGGGGTCTGCTCGTGGCGGGCGTCGCGGCAGCCGTGGTTCGACGGCGCCGGACGCGACGCTGA
- a CDS encoding STAS domain-containing protein, whose product MNLHQRLAALQPLGTPMWVYDAAACRIPWANRNGLAFWRAATPEELYQRDFSNLSDAERTRQRVNQEATLKGEVLVQEMTLFPGGAAVRIRCILSAIHLDDGHPAVLCEAHPKDDVDPVQLRGVEALRHTSVIVALVTASGAVLMQNPASQRVFDVSETIDAWFTDPGVLQRLKQATAGGQTFRDEVEAETREGTRWCLMEARPTKDPATGKPAVLVQMLDVTARRERDEMIQQQRMEILALSAPILDVGQNSLVMPVIGELDSARSAQITETLLSSIVERRAQNVILDFTGASGISVPHLLALVRALTLLGARPILSGVRAPLARELVEEEATLEGVQILRNLHQAMAACAATPRARPPTRPPR is encoded by the coding sequence ATGAATCTCCACCAGCGGTTGGCCGCACTTCAGCCCCTCGGCACCCCCATGTGGGTCTACGACGCTGCTGCTTGCCGCATCCCCTGGGCCAACCGAAACGGCCTCGCCTTCTGGCGTGCCGCCACACCGGAGGAGCTGTACCAGCGCGACTTCTCCAACCTCTCCGACGCCGAGCGCACCCGCCAGCGCGTCAACCAGGAGGCCACCCTCAAAGGCGAGGTCCTGGTCCAGGAGATGACCCTCTTTCCTGGCGGAGCAGCCGTCCGGATCCGCTGCATCCTCTCTGCCATCCACCTCGACGACGGCCACCCAGCCGTCCTCTGCGAGGCCCACCCCAAAGACGATGTGGATCCCGTCCAGCTTCGTGGCGTCGAGGCCCTCCGCCACACCTCCGTCATCGTCGCCCTCGTCACCGCCTCGGGCGCCGTCCTCATGCAGAACCCGGCCTCTCAGCGCGTCTTCGATGTCAGCGAGACCATCGACGCCTGGTTCACCGACCCCGGTGTTCTCCAGCGCTTGAAGCAGGCGACGGCGGGAGGGCAGACCTTCCGGGACGAGGTCGAGGCCGAGACCCGCGAAGGCACCCGCTGGTGTCTCATGGAAGCGCGACCCACCAAGGATCCGGCTACGGGCAAACCAGCGGTCCTGGTCCAGATGCTCGACGTCACCGCCCGGCGGGAGCGCGACGAGATGATCCAGCAGCAACGCATGGAGATCCTCGCTCTCTCGGCGCCGATCCTGGATGTCGGCCAGAACAGCCTCGTCATGCCCGTCATCGGCGAACTCGACAGCGCGCGCAGCGCCCAGATCACCGAGACCTTGCTCTCCAGCATCGTCGAGCGACGCGCACAGAACGTCATTCTCGACTTCACGGGCGCGAGCGGCATCAGCGTCCCCCATCTCCTCGCCCTGGTCCGTGCCCTCACGCTCCTCGGCGCCCGCCCCATCCTGTCGGGCGTCCGCGCCCCCCTCGCGCGCGAGCTGGTCGAAGAGGAGGCAACGCTGGAAGGGGTGCAGATCCTCCGCAACCTCCACCAGGCGATGGCGGCCTGTGCCGCGACACCGCGCGCACGACCACCGACGCGACCACCACGCTGA
- a CDS encoding DUF58 domain-containing protein — translation MVSEKPEPLLGPSFIRELEVLRRRLEIRARSGGGGEHLARRKGGSAEFQEHRAYAPGDDMRRIDWAAYARTGDPVIKLFRAEEDVIVRIVTDTSASLGVGEPSKLDAARRLAAAIGYMALARSERAQLFLAAEGVRRELSPSRGRGGLGGLLRALEALTPSGGTDLARAVDGVVQRSPRPGMLVTLSDFFDPGPVTAALGRAVQAGHDVALVQVVAPEEVDPQLEGDWTLEDAETGALVDLTLDAAALEAYMERFAGLCAELRAWARKHRATYVRARTDEPLEGVVRRFVARSVD, via the coding sequence ATGGTCTCCGAGAAGCCCGAACCTCTGCTCGGCCCGAGCTTCATCCGGGAGCTGGAGGTACTGAGGCGGCGGCTGGAGATCCGGGCACGCTCGGGCGGCGGCGGCGAGCACCTCGCACGGAGGAAGGGCGGCTCGGCGGAGTTCCAGGAGCACCGCGCGTATGCGCCGGGCGACGACATGCGGCGCATCGACTGGGCCGCCTACGCGCGCACGGGGGATCCGGTCATCAAGCTCTTCCGCGCCGAGGAAGACGTCATCGTCCGGATCGTCACCGACACATCGGCCTCGCTCGGCGTGGGCGAGCCCTCCAAGCTCGACGCGGCGAGGCGCCTCGCGGCTGCGATCGGCTACATGGCGCTGGCGCGCTCGGAGCGCGCGCAGCTCTTCCTCGCCGCCGAAGGGGTCCGCCGCGAGCTTTCGCCCTCGCGCGGACGCGGTGGCCTCGGCGGCCTGCTCCGGGCGCTGGAGGCGCTCACCCCCTCGGGTGGGACCGATCTGGCGCGGGCGGTGGACGGCGTGGTCCAGCGCAGCCCGCGACCCGGCATGCTGGTCACCCTGTCCGATTTCTTCGATCCCGGCCCGGTCACGGCCGCGCTGGGCCGCGCCGTGCAAGCAGGGCACGACGTGGCGCTGGTCCAGGTCGTCGCCCCGGAGGAGGTGGATCCGCAGCTCGAAGGCGACTGGACGCTGGAAGACGCGGAGACCGGCGCCCTCGTGGACCTGACCCTGGATGCAGCGGCACTCGAAGCGTACATGGAGCGTTTCGCCGGGCTGTGTGCGGAGCTCAGGGCGTGGGCACGCAAGCACCGCGCGACGTACGTCCGTGCCAGGACGGACGAGCCCCTCGAAGGGGTGGTGCGGCGCTTCGTCGCGCGGAGCGTGGACTGA